From one Peromyscus leucopus breed LL Stock unplaced genomic scaffold, UCI_PerLeu_2.1 scaffold_834, whole genome shotgun sequence genomic stretch:
- the LOC114710481 gene encoding LOW QUALITY PROTEIN: taste receptor type 2 member 3-like (The sequence of the model RefSeq protein was modified relative to this genomic sequence to represent the inferred CDS: deleted 2 bases in 2 codons) produces MTFPFLAILHMVIMTAEFLLGTTVNGFLIIVNFYDLAKSRKLLILQILLICTGLSRLGLQMMLMTQSFFSVFFPFAYEKNIYGSKMMFIWMFFSSIGLWFATCLSVFYSLKISGFTKPWFLWLKFRISKLIFWLLLGSLMASLGTATVSIEVGFPLIEDGYVLRYTELNISEVKVMKNNDLLLVNLTLLLPFLVFVKCTCLLFISLYKHTYRMQGGSQKPSNARTEAHINALKTVVTFFCFFVSYFAAFMANMTFRIPYRSHQFFVVKEVMAAYPAGHSVIIILSNSKFKDIFRRMICLKKE; encoded by the exons CAACAGTGAATGGATTCCTTATCATTGTGAACTTCTATGACTTGGCCAAGAGCAGAAAACTGCTGATACTGCAGATCCTCTTGATATGCACGGGGCTGTCCAGACTCGGGCTGCAGATGATGCTGATGACACagagtttcttctctgtgttcttcccatttgcatatgagaaaaatatttatggTTCAAAGATGATGTTCATTTGGATGTTCTTCAGCTCGATTGGCCTCTGGTTTGCcacctgtctttctgtcttttac AGCCTCAAGATTTCAGGCTTCACTAAGCCCTGGTTTCTTTGGCTGAAATTCAGGATTTCAAAGCTCATA TTTTGGCTGCTTCTGGGCAGCTTgatggcctctttgggcactgcaaCTGTGAGTATCGAGGTAGGTTTCCCTTTAATTGAAGATGGGTATGTCCTGAGATACACAGAACTAAACATTAGTGAAGTCAAGGTAATGAAAAATAATGACTTGCTCCTCGTTAACCTGACCTTACTACTTCCCTTCCTGGTGTTTGTGAAGTGCACCTGTCTGttattcatttctctttacaAGCACACGTACCGGATGCAAGGTGGATCTCAGAAGCCGTCAAATGCCAGAACAGAAGCCCACATAAATGCATTAAAAACCGTTGTgacattcttttgtttctttgtttcttactttgCTGCCTTCATGGCAAATATGACATTTAGAATTCCATACAGAAGTCATCAGTTCTTTGTGGtgaaggaagtcatggcagcataTCCAGCCGGCCATTCAGTCATAATCATCTTGAGTAATTCTAAGTTCAAAGACATATTCAGGAGAATGATCTGCCTGAAGAAGGAGTGA